One Brassica napus cultivar Da-Ae chromosome A1, Da-Ae, whole genome shotgun sequence genomic region harbors:
- the LOC106417012 gene encoding uncharacterized protein LOC106417012 has product MVTLRHAGDRSQGYHAPVASGPRQDGSLKQIHLRALRQIHAFFETLKKPKDFEWTEKCELALEELKTYLTTPPLLSKPLRGEVLLLYLAVSEHAVSAVLVREEGTKQLPIYYVRKALPDAETRYSHLEKLALALMVAARKIRPYFQAHPIVVVTSFPIKLVLHKPEVSGKLAKWAVELGEYDEVSLQKEADEEGEWVLHVDGSSNIRGAGVGIVLTLPTGNTVSRAVRCNFKATNNESEYEALIVGLSLAHQLGAENIQVYSDSQLIINQVQGEYQAKYDSMIQYLAIAQRLISKFKSCKLTQIPREQSSQADALANLGSALQTQTQMSIPVLVLQWPATLEPPNGEVSAIEEEETSMTRIVRYLKDDILPINRNESRKVKKHAARYCLSQGVLYRRSFAGPYLRCVTPREAARILVEPHE; this is encoded by the exons ATGGTCACACTTAGACATGCTGGGGATCGATCCCAAGGTTATCATGCACCAGTTGCAAGTGGACCCCGACAAGATGGCAGCCTAAAGCAGATTCATCTCCGGGCTCTCCGACAAATCCATGCCTTCTTTGAAACCCTTAAGAAGCCAAAAGATttcgaatggaccgagaagtgTGAATTGGCCCTTGAGGAGCTCAAAACCTATCTTACCACGCCTCCCCTCTTATCCAAACCCTTGCGTGGCGAAGTCTTGCTGTTGTACCTTGCTGTCTCAGAGCATGCAGTCAGCGCCGTCCTGGTTCGGGAAGAGGGGACCAAGCAGCTACCAATCTACTACGTAAGAAAAGCCCTCCCAGACGCGGAAACTCGCTACAGTCATCTAGAGAAGCTGGCCCTAGCTCTGATGGTCGCCGCTCGGAAAATACGACCCTATTTCCAAGCTCATCCGATTGTGGTCGTCACCTCGTTCCCTATAAAATTGGTTCTACATAAGCCTGAGGTCTCCGGAAAACTAGCAAAATGGGCAGTCGAGCTAGGGGAATACGAT GAGGTAAGCCTCCAGAAAGAGGCCGACGAGGAAGGAGAATGGGTCTTGCATGTAGACGGCTCCAGCAACATTCGAGGAGCAGGAGTGGGGATCGTGCTCACATTGCCAACAGGAAATACGGTCTCAAGAGCCGTAAGGTGTAACTTCAAAGCAACGAACAATGAAAGTGAGTACGAGGCCTTAATTGTAGGACTATCGCTCGCCCACCAGCTAGGTGCCGAAAATATCCAAGTCTACAGTGACTCCCAGCTAATTATCAACCAGGTACAAGGAGAATATCAAGCTAAATACGACAGCATGATCCAATATCTGGCAATCGCTCAGCGCCTCATAAGCAAGTTTAAAAGCTGTAAACTCACGCAGATCCCCAGGGAGCAGAGTTCCCAGGCCGACGCTCTGGCTAACCTAGGGTCGGCCCTCCAGACGCAGACTCAGATGAGCATCCCAGTATTAGTGTTGCAATGGCCGGCCACCCTAGAACCGCCGAACGGAGAGGTCTCTGCCattgaggaagaagaaaccTCGATGACCCGCATAGTTCGATACCTCAAAGACGATATCCTCCCCATAAATCGCAATGAAAGCAGGAAAGTCAAGAAACATGCCGCTAGATATTGTCTATCTCAGGGAGTATTGTATCGCAGGTCATTCGCCGGTCCATACCTAAGGTGCGTCACACCCCGTGAAGCAGCTAGAATCCTGGTCGAACCACATGAATGA